A genomic segment from Acipenser ruthenus unplaced genomic scaffold, fAciRut3.2 maternal haplotype, whole genome shotgun sequence encodes:
- the LOC131727814 gene encoding hypoxia-inducible factor 1-alpha-like isoform X2: protein MVRFTNSPPHRYLILPPSPPLCTSWLLPAPPHPSLPLLSVPCRVCSEKHREKSREAARSQGEKESEVFTQLALQLPLPLGAAQQLDKASIVRLTLSNLCLRELLHTEAGCGEVDNEVERTAPVETSIEGFLLLLSQDGVIIYTSEEVTRHTSLSQATSTSVLQSPASLSGSSQSAGC from the exons ATGGTCCGCTTCACTAACTCTCCTCCCCACCGCTACCTGatcctccctccttctcctcctctctgcACCTCCTGGCTTCTCCCTGCACCTCCCCACCCATCCCTGCCTCTCCTGTCTGTCCCCTGCAGGGTGTGCTCTGAGAAGCACAGGGAGAAGTCTCGTGAAGCTGCCCGGAGTcagggagagaaggagagcgAGGTCTTCACACAGCTGGCCCTGCAGCTCCCCCTACCCCTTGGCGCTGCCCAGCAGCTGGACAAGGCGTCCATCGTGAGGCTGACCCTGAGCAACCTGTGCCTCCGAGAACTGCTGCATACAG AGGCAGGCTGCGGTGAAGTGGACAATGAGGTGGAGAGGACTGCACCTGTGGAGACGTCGATCGAGGGattcctgctgctgctgtcccAGGACGGGGTCATCATTTACACCTCAGAGGAAGTGACGAGACACACGAGCCTCAGCCAGGCAACATCTACCAGTGTACTGCAGTCACCAGCCAG tttgtcaGGATCCAGCCAATCTGCAGGCTGTTAG
- the LOC131727814 gene encoding hypoxia-inducible factor 1-alpha-like isoform X1 yields MVRFTNSPPHRYLILPPSPPLCTSWLLPAPPHPSLPLLSVPCRVCSEKHREKSREAARSQGEKESEVFTQLALQLPLPLGAAQQLDKASIVRLTLSNLCLRELLHTAEAGCGEVDNEVERTAPVETSIEGFLLLLSQDGVIIYTSEEVTRHTSLSQATSTSVLQSPASLSGSSQSAGC; encoded by the exons ATGGTCCGCTTCACTAACTCTCCTCCCCACCGCTACCTGatcctccctccttctcctcctctctgcACCTCCTGGCTTCTCCCTGCACCTCCCCACCCATCCCTGCCTCTCCTGTCTGTCCCCTGCAGGGTGTGCTCTGAGAAGCACAGGGAGAAGTCTCGTGAAGCTGCCCGGAGTcagggagagaaggagagcgAGGTCTTCACACAGCTGGCCCTGCAGCTCCCCCTACCCCTTGGCGCTGCCCAGCAGCTGGACAAGGCGTCCATCGTGAGGCTGACCCTGAGCAACCTGTGCCTCCGAGAACTGCTGCATACAG CAGAGGCAGGCTGCGGTGAAGTGGACAATGAGGTGGAGAGGACTGCACCTGTGGAGACGTCGATCGAGGGattcctgctgctgctgtcccAGGACGGGGTCATCATTTACACCTCAGAGGAAGTGACGAGACACACGAGCCTCAGCCAGGCAACATCTACCAGTGTACTGCAGTCACCAGCCAG tttgtcaGGATCCAGCCAATCTGCAGGCTGTTAG
- the LOC131727814 gene encoding hypoxia-inducible factor 1-alpha-like isoform X3 has translation MVRFTNSPPHRYLILPPSPPLCTSWLLPAPPHPSLPLLSVPCRVCSEKHREKSREAARSQGEKESEVFTQLALQLPLPLGAAQQLDKASIVRLTLSNLCLRELLHTAEAGCGEVDNEVERTAPVETSIEGFLLLLSQDGVIIYTSEEVTRHTSLSQATSTSVLQSPARWISLGSVF, from the exons ATGGTCCGCTTCACTAACTCTCCTCCCCACCGCTACCTGatcctccctccttctcctcctctctgcACCTCCTGGCTTCTCCCTGCACCTCCCCACCCATCCCTGCCTCTCCTGTCTGTCCCCTGCAGGGTGTGCTCTGAGAAGCACAGGGAGAAGTCTCGTGAAGCTGCCCGGAGTcagggagagaaggagagcgAGGTCTTCACACAGCTGGCCCTGCAGCTCCCCCTACCCCTTGGCGCTGCCCAGCAGCTGGACAAGGCGTCCATCGTGAGGCTGACCCTGAGCAACCTGTGCCTCCGAGAACTGCTGCATACAG CAGAGGCAGGCTGCGGTGAAGTGGACAATGAGGTGGAGAGGACTGCACCTGTGGAGACGTCGATCGAGGGattcctgctgctgctgtcccAGGACGGGGTCATCATTTACACCTCAGAGGAAGTGACGAGACACACGAGCCTCAGCCAGGCAACATCTACCAGTGTACTGCAGTCACCAGCCAG ATGGATCTCATTGGGCAGTGTATTTTGA
- the LOC131727814 gene encoding hypoxia-inducible factor 1-alpha-like isoform X4 produces the protein MVRFTNSPPHRYLILPPSPPLCTSWLLPAPPHPSLPLLSVPCRVCSEKHREKSREAARSQGEKESEVFTQLALQLPLPLGAAQQLDKASIVRLTLSNLCLRELLHTAEAGCGEVDNEVERTAPVETSIEGFLLLLSQDGVIIYTSEEVTRHTSLSQATSTSVLQSPAR, from the exons ATGGTCCGCTTCACTAACTCTCCTCCCCACCGCTACCTGatcctccctccttctcctcctctctgcACCTCCTGGCTTCTCCCTGCACCTCCCCACCCATCCCTGCCTCTCCTGTCTGTCCCCTGCAGGGTGTGCTCTGAGAAGCACAGGGAGAAGTCTCGTGAAGCTGCCCGGAGTcagggagagaaggagagcgAGGTCTTCACACAGCTGGCCCTGCAGCTCCCCCTACCCCTTGGCGCTGCCCAGCAGCTGGACAAGGCGTCCATCGTGAGGCTGACCCTGAGCAACCTGTGCCTCCGAGAACTGCTGCATACAG CAGAGGCAGGCTGCGGTGAAGTGGACAATGAGGTGGAGAGGACTGCACCTGTGGAGACGTCGATCGAGGGattcctgctgctgctgtcccAGGACGGGGTCATCATTTACACCTCAGAGGAAGTGACGAGACACACGAGCCTCAGCCAGGCAACATCTACCAGTGTACTGCAGTCACCAGCCAGGTAA